The proteins below are encoded in one region of Puniceicoccus vermicola:
- the ahcY gene encoding adenosylhomocysteinase produces MATQTETTTDYKVADLGLADFGRREITIAEKEMPGLMAIREKHAAGKPLAGVRISGSLHMTIQTAVLIDTLVDLGADVRWASCNIFSTQDHAAAAIAASGVPVFAWKGETLEEYWWCTYQALTWPDGKGPNLIVDDGGDATLLIHKGYDLEDGDDWVNQPASSKEEGVIKNLLKKVKSEDPIHWHNVVNDWKGVSEETTTGVHRLYQMHEKGKLLVPAINVNDSVTKSKFDNLYGCRESLIDGIKRATDVMIAGKVAVVCGYGDVGKGCAQALRGMGAQVVVTEVDPICALQAAMEGYKIAPVEDTLGTADIYVTTTGNKDIITFAHMEKMKDQAIVCNIGHFDNEIQMEKLENAEGVKLMNVKPQVDQWTFPDGHSIFVLAEGRLVNLGCATGHPSFVMSNSFANQVLAQVELWKNVEKYTPGVYILPKHLDEEVARLHLEKIGAKLTVLSEEQAEYIGVKVGGPYKPEHYKY; encoded by the coding sequence ATGGCTACTCAAACGGAAACCACTACCGACTACAAAGTCGCTGACTTAGGCCTCGCCGATTTTGGCCGGCGTGAAATCACCATTGCCGAGAAAGAAATGCCGGGGCTCATGGCCATCCGCGAGAAACACGCTGCGGGTAAGCCACTTGCCGGCGTTCGCATCAGCGGATCGCTCCACATGACGATTCAGACGGCAGTCCTCATCGACACCCTCGTCGATCTGGGCGCGGACGTTCGCTGGGCCAGCTGCAACATTTTCTCCACTCAGGATCACGCCGCCGCGGCGATCGCTGCCTCCGGCGTTCCAGTGTTTGCCTGGAAGGGCGAAACTCTGGAAGAATACTGGTGGTGCACTTACCAAGCTCTGACTTGGCCGGATGGCAAGGGCCCGAATCTCATCGTCGATGACGGTGGAGACGCGACTCTGCTGATCCACAAAGGATACGACCTGGAAGACGGCGATGACTGGGTAAATCAGCCCGCCTCTTCGAAGGAAGAAGGTGTGATCAAGAACCTTCTCAAGAAGGTAAAGAGCGAAGATCCGATCCACTGGCACAATGTCGTCAATGACTGGAAGGGCGTCTCTGAGGAAACCACGACAGGAGTTCACCGCCTCTATCAGATGCACGAGAAGGGCAAGCTGCTCGTTCCCGCCATCAACGTGAATGACTCCGTGACGAAGTCGAAATTCGACAACCTTTACGGCTGCCGTGAATCCCTCATTGACGGGATCAAGCGTGCGACCGACGTGATGATCGCTGGTAAAGTTGCGGTTGTTTGCGGTTACGGTGATGTCGGCAAGGGTTGCGCCCAAGCTCTCCGTGGCATGGGTGCGCAAGTGGTCGTCACTGAAGTCGACCCGATCTGCGCCCTGCAAGCCGCAATGGAAGGCTACAAGATCGCCCCGGTCGAGGATACCCTTGGCACGGCGGACATCTACGTAACCACGACCGGCAACAAGGACATCATCACCTTCGCTCACATGGAGAAGATGAAGGACCAAGCCATCGTTTGTAACATCGGTCACTTCGACAACGAAATCCAGATGGAGAAGCTGGAGAATGCCGAAGGGGTGAAGTTGATGAACGTGAAGCCGCAGGTCGATCAGTGGACTTTCCCGGATGGACACTCGATCTTTGTTCTCGCTGAAGGTCGCCTCGTCAACCTCGGTTGTGCGACGGGTCACCCATCCTTCGTGATGTCGAACTCGTTTGCCAATCAGGTTCTGGCTCAAGTCGAGCTTTGGAAGAACGTCGAAAAATACACTCCCGGCGTCTACATCCTTCCCAAGCATCTCGACGAAGAAGTTGCCCGACTGCACCTCGAAAAGATCGGAGCCAAGCTCACGGTTCTTTCCGAAGAGCAGGCCGAATATATCGGTGTCAAAGTAGGCGGCCCTTACAAGCCCGAGCACTACAAATACTAG